One genomic region from Caldisericia bacterium encodes:
- a CDS encoding PhoH family protein encodes MTKDELKRSIISIKEKNYKITREFFVDVVFVSSKGKKIKPKSENQKKYIEMIRKKDLVFCIGPAGSGKTYLAIASALSYLFDKRVERIILTKPVVEAGEKLGFLPGTFLEKVDPHFRPLYDALYDLVEVEKITRLIENNIIEIAPLAYMRGRTLNDSFIILDEAQNTTYSQMKMFLTRMGFNSKVVITGDITQIDIDNPKDSGLVKAIKILKNLDEIGIVELEKIDIVRNPIVQKIVEAYENFENYKKKNKFED; translated from the coding sequence TTGACAAAAGATGAATTAAAAAGAAGCATAATTTCTATCAAAGAAAAAAATTATAAAATAACAAGAGAATTTTTTGTTGATGTAGTTTTTGTATCAAGTAAAGGTAAAAAAATTAAACCTAAAAGTGAGAATCAGAAAAAATATATTGAAATGATTAGAAAAAAAGACCTTGTTTTTTGTATAGGTCCTGCAGGTTCTGGTAAAACTTATCTTGCCATTGCCTCAGCTCTTAGTTATTTATTCGATAAAAGAGTTGAAAGAATTATATTGACAAAACCTGTTGTTGAAGCAGGCGAGAAACTTGGGTTTCTTCCTGGAACTTTTCTTGAAAAGGTTGATCCTCATTTTAGACCCTTATATGATGCTCTTTATGATTTAGTTGAAGTTGAAAAAATTACAAGATTAATTGAGAACAATATAATCGAAATTGCACCACTTGCATATATGAGAGGAAGAACATTGAATGATTCATTTATAATTCTTGATGAAGCACAAAACACTACTTATTCCCAAATGAAAATGTTTTTAACAAGAATGGGATTTAATTCTAAAGTTGTAATTACAGGCGATATTACTCAAATAGATATAGATAATCCAAAAGATTCAGGACTTGTTAAGGCAATTAAAATACTTAAAAATTTAGATGAAATTGGAATTGTTGAATTAGAAAAAATCGATATTGTTAGAAATCCAATCGTTCAGAAAATAGTTGAAGCATATGAAAATTTTGAAAATTATAAGAAAAAAAATAAATTTGAAGATTAA
- the hrcA gene encoding heat-inducible transcriptional repressor HrcA — MRDLKERPIKDKKETILFLTVKEYLDTGLPVGSKTLVDKYMLDVSPATVRNYMSEFEEEGYLIHIHTSSGRIPTEKGIKFYIDKIIEKMNVMTNLKIEKDIQKSFAILGEEFIDLFLNKLSNLTSSVSFFFYSVPKEDKILNLHLMNCSFGKILFILVLEDKVEEYIIKTDKEISDEELFKIKVEVLKSLKENNYIYLFKLKKIYPELIIEIEKILNERLKKREIGDIYINGLKYILSYEDIKKSKDLETLITFIEEKEKALSLIDFLTEFKNLLIIIGNEIDNLTLEKTVLIDLPYLKEDNVEAGLGFITPERFDFEYLFKILKQHALEIKEKLENI, encoded by the coding sequence ATGAGAGATTTAAAGGAGAGGCCAATTAAAGATAAAAAAGAAACAATATTATTTCTTACAGTAAAAGAATATCTAGACACAGGGTTACCTGTAGGTTCAAAGACCCTTGTTGATAAATATATGCTTGATGTATCGCCTGCAACAGTAAGAAATTATATGAGTGAATTTGAAGAGGAAGGTTATTTAATACATATTCATACATCTTCGGGCAGAATTCCTACAGAAAAGGGTATTAAATTTTATATTGATAAAATAATAGAAAAAATGAATGTTATGACAAATCTTAAAATTGAGAAGGATATACAAAAATCATTTGCTATATTAGGAGAAGAATTTATTGATTTATTTTTAAATAAACTTTCAAATTTAACAAGTTCTGTATCATTCTTTTTTTACTCAGTTCCAAAAGAGGATAAAATTTTAAATTTACATTTAATGAACTGCTCTTTTGGTAAAATTTTATTTATACTAGTTCTTGAAGATAAAGTTGAAGAGTATATAATTAAAACAGATAAAGAAATTTCAGATGAAGAACTTTTTAAAATAAAAGTTGAAGTTTTAAAATCATTAAAAGAAAATAACTATATATATCTATTTAAACTAAAAAAAATCTATCCTGAATTAATTATAGAAATTGAAAAAATTTTAAATGAAAGGTTAAAAAAGAGAGAAATTGGAGACATTTATATTAACGGATTAAAATATATTTTATCTTATGAAGATATAAAAAAATCTAAAGATCTTGAAACTTTGATCACATTTATTGAAGAAAAGGAGAAAGCATTATCTTTGATTGATTTTTTAACTGAATTTAAAAATCTTCTCATAATAATTGGTAATGAAATTGATAATTTAACTCTAGAAAAAACAGTACTAATTGATCTTCCATATTTGAAAGAAGACAATGTTGAGGCAGGTCTTGGATTTATTACACCCGAAAGGTTTGATTTTGAATATCTTTTTAAAATATTGAAACAACACGCACTTGAAATAAAGGAGAAATTGGAGAATATATAG
- the rpsU gene encoding 30S ribosomal protein S21 has translation MPAVYRREGEDLDSLIKRFKKECEREAILSEIKKREFFVPPSVERRKRKGKKK, from the coding sequence ATGCCAGCAGTATATAGACGTGAAGGCGAAGATCTCGATAGTCTAATAAAAAGATTTAAAAAAGAATGTGAAAGAGAAGCAATACTTTCTGAAATAAAAAAAAGAGAATTTTTTGTTCCTCCATCTGTTGAAAGAAGAAAAAGAAAAGGAAAAAAGAAATAA
- the ybeY gene encoding rRNA maturation RNase YbeY yields the protein MYSKIEIYEKERKVPINKKFLKKITDEILKNEGFNKYEISIAYLNKDDLRDLNKKFRKLDRTTNVLSFIYETTPVLVGEIVISNYSVEIKKENFLKLYIHGLLHILGFDHIKKKDREIMRKKEENYFKYYNEKQKFN from the coding sequence ATGTATTCAAAAATAGAGATTTACGAGAAAGAAAGAAAAGTCCCTATTAATAAGAAATTTTTAAAGAAAATAACAGATGAAATTCTTAAAAATGAAGGTTTTAATAAATATGAAATTTCTATTGCTTATTTAAATAAAGATGATTTAAGAGATTTAAACAAAAAGTTTAGGAAACTTGATAGAACGACAAATGTTTTATCATTTATTTATGAAACAACGCCAGTACTAGTAGGTGAAATTGTCATTTCAAATTATAGTGTTGAGATAAAGAAAGAAAATTTTTTAAAACTATATATACATGGTCTGCTACATATTTTGGGTTTCGATCATATAAAAAAGAAAGATAGAGAAATTATGAGAAAAAAAGAGGAAAATTATTTTAAATACTACAATGAAAAGCAGAAATTTAATTGA
- a CDS encoding diacylglycerol kinase family protein — protein MKSRNLIDSFKNAFRGLKITYLRERNFRIQISFAILAIYFSIKFNIEKIYFIFVLLAIFLVLYSELINSALEILCDKLEKKYDENIKNIKDAIAGGVLLFSIFSIILGLIIFFRYIKKLDLFSIIFSVIIIIIPFLIKNKNDIIKKRGDV, from the coding sequence ATGAAAAGCAGAAATTTAATTGATAGTTTCAAAAATGCCTTTAGAGGTTTAAAAATTACTTATTTAAGAGAAAGAAATTTTAGAATTCAAATATCATTTGCAATACTTGCAATATATTTTTCAATCAAATTTAATATAGAAAAAATTTATTTTATATTTGTGCTTTTAGCAATCTTTCTTGTTCTTTATTCAGAACTTATCAATAGTGCACTTGAAATATTATGTGATAAATTAGAAAAAAAATATGATGAAAATATCAAGAATATAAAGGATGCAATTGCAGGTGGAGTTTTGCTTTTTTCAATTTTTTCAATAATTTTAGGTTTAATTATATTTTTCAGATATATAAAAAAACTTGATTTATTTTCAATAATTTTTTCAGTAATAATTATTATTATTCCTTTTTTAATCAAAAATAAGAATGATATAATTAAAAAAAGAGGTGATGTTTAG
- the deoC gene encoding deoxyribose-phosphate aldolase produces MTKKEIVKFIDHTILKPDATISDIKKLCDEAIKYKFYAVCIAPCFVNYVKEYLNEIDIRIATVIGFPLGNSTTKTKIFEAKEAIKNGAHEIDMVINIGILKSRNYKYIHDEISAVKNEIGDKILKVIIETSLLSLDEKIVASTIVKSAGADFVKTSTGFSQSGATKEDVELIRRIVGENFGIKASGGIKTFEQAVELIKSGANRIGTSSSVKIVEE; encoded by the coding sequence ATGACAAAAAAAGAAATAGTTAAATTTATAGATCATACTATTTTAAAACCTGACGCAACAATTTCAGATATTAAAAAATTATGTGATGAAGCTATTAAATACAAATTTTATGCAGTTTGTATTGCACCTTGTTTTGTTAATTATGTAAAAGAGTATCTCAATGAAATTGATATTAGAATAGCAACAGTTATTGGATTTCCATTAGGCAACTCTACAACAAAAACAAAAATTTTTGAAGCAAAAGAAGCTATAAAAAATGGTGCGCATGAAATTGATATGGTTATTAATATTGGCATTCTAAAATCCAGAAATTATAAATATATTCATGATGAAATAAGTGCAGTTAAAAATGAAATAGGAGATAAAATTTTGAAAGTAATAATTGAGACATCATTATTATCTTTAGATGAAAAAATAGTTGCTTCCACAATAGTAAAATCTGCAGGAGCAGATTTTGTAAAAACATCAACTGGTTTTTCTCAAAGTGGCGCAACAAAAGAAGATGTTGAATTAATCAGGAGAATAGTTGGAGAAAATTTTGGTATCAAAGCATCTGGTGGAATTAAAACATTTGAACAAGCAGTTGAATTAATAAAATCAGGTGCAAATAGAATTGGAACTTCTTCATCAGTTAAAATTGTTGAAGAATAA
- the mtaB gene encoding tRNA (N(6)-L-threonylcarbamoyladenosine(37)-C(2))-methylthiotransferase MtaB: MSIKFYIKTFGCKVNQYDSQLIKENLIQDDNFVSTSDYKNADLVIVNSCVVTENAEEEVIKNIKKFKNYATVIVTGCFLENMKIDGIYYLPLKNELNIKNYIYEILNNKNKESEVKNKVTFFEGRTRAFLKIEEGCNKYCSYCIVPYLRGAAKSKEIKVIKEEFINLLKNGYKEIVLTGTELGFYGIDLKINLIELLKELIKLPYDFRIRLSSIDPEFFSDDLIKFIGENEKICPHIHLPLQSGSDKILTLMRRRYTKNFYIERVLKFKEFVKNGTITTDIIVGFPDENDDDFYETLDIINKVQFLKCHIFPYSERDGTFASKYLNNKRLDEKIIKERLKLINKIAQETTNKVLSNFLNKELIFLGETKKENFLFGFTENYIRVFISGIHDKNKFYKVYLQNKKNFVEYGIVISEFHYGVPIKKEVRICNASSI; the protein is encoded by the coding sequence ATGAGTATAAAATTTTACATTAAAACATTTGGATGTAAAGTAAATCAATATGATTCTCAACTTATAAAGGAAAATTTAATTCAGGATGATAATTTTGTTTCTACATCAGATTATAAGAATGCTGATTTAGTAATAGTAAATAGTTGTGTTGTTACAGAGAATGCAGAGGAAGAAGTTATTAAAAACATTAAGAAATTTAAAAATTATGCTACAGTAATAGTAACAGGTTGTTTTTTGGAAAATATGAAAATAGATGGAATATATTATTTACCATTAAAAAATGAATTAAACATAAAAAATTATATTTATGAAATTTTAAATAATAAGAATAAAGAAAGTGAAGTAAAAAATAAGGTTACATTTTTTGAAGGAAGAACAAGAGCATTTCTAAAAATTGAAGAAGGTTGTAATAAATATTGTTCATATTGTATTGTTCCGTATTTAAGAGGTGCTGCAAAATCAAAAGAAATTAAAGTTATAAAAGAAGAATTTATAAATTTATTAAAAAATGGATATAAAGAAATTGTTTTAACCGGAACTGAGCTTGGTTTTTATGGTATTGATTTAAAAATAAATTTAATTGAACTTCTAAAAGAACTTATTAAATTACCTTATGATTTTAGAATAAGACTTTCTTCTATTGATCCTGAGTTTTTTAGTGATGATTTAATTAAATTTATAGGTGAAAATGAAAAAATATGTCCACATATACATTTACCTCTTCAAAGTGGAAGTGATAAAATTCTAACTTTGATGAGAAGAAGATATACTAAAAATTTTTATATTGAAAGAGTATTAAAGTTTAAAGAGTTTGTCAAAAATGGAACTATCACAACTGACATAATTGTAGGTTTCCCTGATGAAAATGATGATGATTTTTATGAAACATTAGACATTATAAATAAAGTTCAATTTTTAAAATGTCATATTTTTCCTTACTCAGAGAGAGATGGGACTTTCGCATCAAAATATTTAAATAATAAAAGATTAGATGAAAAAATAATAAAAGAGAGGTTAAAGTTAATAAACAAAATAGCACAAGAGACAACAAATAAAGTTTTAAGTAATTTTTTAAATAAAGAATTAATTTTCTTAGGAGAAACCAAAAAAGAAAATTTCCTTTTTGGTTTCACAGAAAATTATATTAGAGTTTTTATTAGTGGAATTCATGATAAAAATAAATTTTACAAAGTGTATTTACAAAATAAAAAAAATTTTGTAGAATATGGAATAGTTATTTCTGAATTCCATTATGGAGTTCCAATAAAGAAGGAGGTGAGAATTTGCAATGCCAGCAGTATATAG
- the tpiA gene encoding triose-phosphate isomerase, with amino-acid sequence MRRGWIGGNWKMNKLMSDAKETIVSLNKSVSLLRGSDIVIFPPFTLIYFLKDFFELPHMYMGAQNMHWEESGAYTGEISPVMLKELGIEYVIIGHSERRKIFGETDEMINKKIISAIKYGLKPVLCLGETLEERKKGIEKEIIENQFKLDLKKIPLNSLENIIIAYEPVWAIGTGVNATPKEASDMHKFIRELIEKYGGGEVAEKTRIVYGGSVRIENVEELANEDEIDGFLVGGASLRADTFSKIIEIFNEVKGF; translated from the coding sequence ATGCGTAGAGGATGGATTGGTGGTAATTGGAAAATGAACAAACTCATGAGTGATGCAAAAGAAACAATTGTTTCTTTAAACAAAAGTGTTTCGCTTTTAAGGGGGAGTGATATTGTAATTTTTCCTCCGTTTACATTAATTTATTTTTTAAAAGATTTTTTTGAATTACCTCATATGTATATGGGAGCACAAAATATGCATTGGGAAGAAAGCGGTGCTTATACTGGTGAAATTTCACCTGTAATGCTAAAAGAACTCGGCATTGAATATGTAATAATAGGCCATTCTGAGAGAAGGAAAATTTTTGGTGAAACTGATGAAATGATAAATAAAAAGATTATATCAGCAATAAAATATGGCCTAAAACCAGTTCTTTGTTTAGGAGAAACCCTTGAAGAGAGAAAAAAAGGTATTGAAAAAGAGATAATAGAGAATCAATTTAAATTAGATCTTAAAAAAATACCTCTTAATTCTCTTGAGAATATTATTATTGCATATGAGCCAGTTTGGGCTATTGGTACGGGAGTTAATGCTACGCCAAAAGAAGCAAGTGATATGCATAAATTTATAAGAGAATTAATTGAAAAGTATGGGGGAGGAGAAGTTGCAGAAAAAACCAGAATTGTATATGGAGGAAGTGTTAGAATTGAAAATGTTGAAGAATTAGCAAATGAAGATGAAATAGATGGATTCCTTGTTGGTGGAGCATCTCTCAGAGCAGATACATTTTCTAAAATAATTGAAATATTTAATGAAGTGAAAGGATTTTAA
- a CDS encoding hemolysin family protein has protein sequence MGSIELINNIIVILILLVISYIFSASEISFIGSNEIKLRKKANEGDKKAKSILKFKEKPEEFISTIIIGNNFVNIFAASIANTIFLKYIKYGSTILSSIIMTIIIVIFAELLPKTISTYNPESYILKVQPFLSLISYILKPFSYITNYLISLSLKFFGKNLKKTRSFDEEELRIFLSMSSENGTIEEEEKELIESIIEFHDKPVYEVMIPRVDVTILPVDSKIESIIETINKTGHSRIPIYEANIDNIIGILHAKDLLKIAFNNKNINIRDLLHPTIYVPDTKKTSELFKEMQKKKIHMAIVIDEFGGFEGIVTMEDLLEEIVGEIQDEYDLEEVPFKKLSNKEIIFDAKISIEDAEEIIGVELPHEDYETLGGLFLDLLGHIPTKGESIEYKSLKFIAIEVKGNRIVKIKVEKKDDTREEKDSKID, from the coding sequence TTGGGTAGTATAGAATTAATAAATAATATTATTGTTATTTTAATTTTGTTGGTTATTTCTTATATTTTTTCAGCTTCAGAAATTTCGTTCATAGGTTCTAATGAAATCAAATTAAGAAAAAAAGCAAATGAAGGTGATAAAAAGGCAAAGAGTATTTTAAAGTTTAAAGAAAAGCCAGAAGAGTTTATAAGTACTATTATTATAGGTAATAATTTTGTAAATATTTTTGCTGCATCAATAGCAAATACAATTTTCTTAAAATATATCAAATATGGAAGTACAATTTTATCTTCTATTATTATGACAATAATAATTGTAATTTTTGCAGAACTTCTTCCAAAAACAATTTCAACTTATAACCCAGAATCATATATATTAAAGGTTCAACCATTTTTATCATTAATTTCTTATATATTAAAACCTTTTTCATATATAACGAACTATTTAATTTCACTCTCATTGAAATTTTTTGGCAAAAACCTTAAAAAAACTAGAAGTTTTGATGAGGAAGAATTACGTATATTTTTATCTATGAGTAGTGAAAACGGAACAATAGAAGAAGAGGAAAAAGAATTAATTGAAAGTATAATTGAATTTCATGATAAACCAGTTTATGAAGTAATGATTCCCAGAGTTGATGTTACAATATTACCAGTTGATTCTAAGATTGAAAGTATTATAGAAACAATAAATAAAACTGGACATTCAAGGATACCAATATATGAAGCAAATATTGATAATATAATAGGTATATTGCATGCAAAAGACTTATTAAAAATTGCTTTTAATAATAAGAATATTAATATAAGAGATTTATTACACCCAACTATATATGTGCCTGATACTAAAAAAACTTCAGAACTTTTTAAAGAGATGCAAAAGAAAAAAATACATATGGCTATAGTTATTGATGAATTTGGTGGATTCGAAGGAATTGTTACAATGGAAGATTTGTTAGAAGAGATTGTTGGTGAAATTCAAGATGAATATGATCTTGAGGAGGTTCCATTCAAAAAACTTAGTAATAAAGAAATTATTTTTGATGCTAAAATTTCTATTGAAGATGCTGAAGAAATTATTGGAGTTGAACTTCCTCACGAAGATTATGAAACTTTAGGAGGGCTTTTTCTAGATTTATTAGGCCATATACCAACAAAAGGTGAATCAATAGAATATAAATCTTTGAAATTTATTGCAATTGAGGTAAAAGGTAATAGAATTGTTAAGATTAAAGTGGAGAAAAAAGATGATACAAGAGAAGAAAAAGATTCAAAAATTGATTGA
- a CDS encoding HDIG domain-containing protein: MKILKIIRKKINLKINKEKIIIKSILTLIFFSFLFYAFSPPYIFVRKGTKLNKNLISPKNLEVIDIEKTQKEIEKALENVPIYYEYMPEIDKEVMNNINKILEIIESYRENQGNTLEILFESYGITFDLELLKEIKSKSNSNFIRFKNKILEITSNLLQSGVKESDLINLNDKLNLIIKDNDFNDNEKKITYIILEKILKPNLIINEDLTNKKREEIVKSIKPIIKIIKKGEIIFPKGTIITDNEIKILKEYNLLFASKDLFNIIFILILSLTISFILYNVIKINNNYRLKEKIFIILILFISILLGKFIKNVTLLPIFLISNLTILFFDIITSIIILLIVNIFYTLYFNDKFILIFLILFISIIFSLKTKKIINISDFLKIGSFVSLMYLIVYISIEFIQRNFDFSTYLLNSIYIALNPIISILILLVFVPYLEKILSITTPIGLVELLNINNPILKEFITRAPGSYQHSLNVSTLAQVAADAIGEDPLLAKVCAYYHDIGKLERPDFFIENNPQFNPHDSLSPSLSALIIISHVKEGVELAKKHNLPKIIVDTIKEHHGTTFVTYFYSKAKQIDPQIDESTFRYPGPIPSSKISGIIMLADSVEASVRGEKIEFESFSDFVNDVIDSKISDGQLNNSNLSFKDILKIKDSFIKTLTSMYHERISYVFKNRDLRERKKSPY; encoded by the coding sequence ATGAAAATTTTGAAAATTATAAGAAAAAAAATAAATTTGAAGATTAATAAAGAAAAAATAATTATCAAATCTATACTAACTTTAATATTCTTTTCCTTTTTATTTTATGCATTTTCACCTCCGTATATTTTTGTTCGAAAAGGAACTAAATTAAATAAAAATTTAATTTCACCAAAAAATTTAGAAGTTATTGATATAGAGAAGACTCAGAAAGAAATTGAAAAAGCTTTAGAAAATGTGCCAATTTATTATGAATATATGCCAGAAATTGATAAAGAAGTAATGAACAATATTAATAAAATTTTAGAAATTATTGAGAGCTATAGAGAAAATCAAGGAAATACACTAGAAATACTTTTTGAAAGTTATGGAATAACATTTGATTTAGAATTATTAAAAGAAATTAAATCTAAGTCTAATTCAAATTTTATTAGATTTAAAAATAAGATTTTAGAGATAACTTCCAATTTACTTCAAAGTGGTGTTAAAGAAAGCGATTTAATAAATCTTAATGATAAGTTAAATTTAATCATAAAAGATAATGATTTTAATGACAATGAAAAGAAGATAACTTATATTATTTTAGAAAAAATATTAAAACCGAATTTAATAATAAACGAAGATTTAACTAATAAAAAAAGAGAAGAGATTGTTAAGAGTATTAAGCCAATTATAAAAATTATTAAAAAAGGTGAAATTATATTTCCGAAAGGTACAATAATTACTGACAATGAAATAAAAATTTTAAAAGAATACAATTTGCTTTTTGCTTCAAAGGACCTATTCAATATTATTTTTATATTAATTTTATCATTAACAATATCTTTTATTTTATATAATGTAATAAAAATAAATAACAATTATAGATTAAAAGAAAAGATTTTTATAATTTTAATCCTATTTATATCTATACTTCTAGGAAAATTTATTAAAAATGTCACATTATTACCTATTTTTCTAATATCTAATTTAACAATTTTATTTTTTGATATTATAACCTCAATAATAATTTTATTAATAGTAAATATTTTTTATACCCTATATTTTAATGATAAATTCATTTTAATTTTTTTGATTTTGTTCATATCAATCATATTTTCTTTAAAAACTAAAAAGATAATAAATATATCAGATTTTTTAAAAATTGGGTCTTTTGTTAGTTTAATGTATTTAATAGTTTATATTTCAATAGAATTTATTCAAAGAAATTTTGATTTTTCAACATATTTATTAAACTCAATTTATATAGCATTAAATCCTATAATTTCAATTCTAATACTTTTAGTATTTGTACCTTATTTAGAAAAAATTCTTTCGATTACCACACCTATTGGTTTAGTTGAACTTTTAAATATAAATAATCCAATTTTAAAGGAATTTATAACAAGGGCACCAGGTAGTTATCAACATTCATTAAATGTAAGTACACTTGCTCAAGTTGCAGCAGATGCAATTGGAGAGGATCCTCTTCTTGCGAAAGTTTGTGCTTATTACCACGATATAGGAAAACTTGAAAGACCCGATTTTTTTATTGAAAATAATCCTCAATTTAACCCTCACGATTCGCTTTCTCCTTCATTATCAGCACTTATTATTATATCTCATGTTAAAGAGGGTGTTGAACTTGCTAAAAAACATAATTTACCAAAAATTATTGTTGATACAATCAAAGAACATCATGGTACAACATTTGTTACTTACTTTTATTCAAAAGCAAAACAAATTGACCCTCAAATTGATGAATCAACCTTTAGATATCCTGGACCAATTCCCTCTTCAAAAATATCTGGAATTATAATGTTAGCAGATTCTGTAGAAGCATCAGTTAGAGGTGAGAAAATTGAATTTGAAAGTTTTTCTGATTTTGTCAATGATGTTATAGATTCAAAAATTTCTGATGGTCAGCTAAATAATTCAAATTTATCCTTTAAAGATATTTTAAAAATAAAAGATTCATTTATTAAAACACTTACATCGATGTATCATGAGAGGATTAGTTATGTATTCAAAAATAGAGATTTACGAGAAAGAAAGAAAAGTCCCTATTAA
- a CDS encoding 16S rRNA (uracil(1498)-N(3))-methyltransferase: protein MHEFFIPKDSVKGNIAKIEKEDFHHLIHVLRAKIGDKVIIVINRGEKYISKIVDIKEKDRIVKLEIEEKINESFEPKVNIYLAQSIVKGKKFEEILKTGTELGVKYFYPLITERTEVNLKIEKIERFKKLVKEEAQVSKRNIIPEVYKPIKFEEFLNLDINTKNKFIFWELENKNSIYDIDLKDNEDIVLIVGNEGGFSIKEVNMARDKGFISLTLGKRILRAEVAPVVILSIFLYKLFEFKK, encoded by the coding sequence GTGCATGAATTTTTCATTCCAAAAGATTCTGTTAAGGGTAATATTGCAAAAATTGAAAAAGAAGATTTTCATCATCTAATTCATGTATTAAGAGCAAAAATTGGAGATAAGGTTATAATTGTTATAAATAGAGGAGAAAAATATATTTCAAAAATAGTAGATATAAAAGAAAAAGATCGAATTGTAAAATTAGAAATAGAGGAAAAAATTAATGAAAGTTTTGAACCCAAAGTTAATATTTATCTTGCTCAATCAATTGTTAAAGGAAAAAAATTTGAAGAAATTTTAAAAACTGGAACAGAATTAGGTGTTAAATATTTCTATCCATTAATTACAGAAAGAACAGAAGTTAATTTAAAAATTGAAAAAATTGAGAGGTTTAAAAAATTAGTTAAAGAGGAGGCTCAAGTTTCAAAAAGAAATATAATACCTGAAGTTTATAAGCCTATAAAATTTGAAGAATTTTTAAATTTAGATATAAACACAAAAAATAAATTTATATTTTGGGAATTAGAAAATAAAAATAGTATTTATGATATAGATTTGAAAGATAATGAGGATATTGTTTTGATTGTTGGAAACGAAGGCGGTTTTAGCATTAAAGAAGTTAATATGGCAAGAGATAAAGGTTTTATATCATTAACACTTGGAAAAAGAATTTTAAGAGCAGAAGTAGCACCAGTTGTTATTTTGAGTATATTTCTTTATAAACTTTTTGAATTTAAAAAATGA
- a CDS encoding cytidine deaminase: MIQEKKKIQKLIELAKEASFKAYSPYSKYRVGASLLTKSGKIYTGCNIENASFGATVCAERVAIFKAISEGENDFEMIAIYINDKNQIPSPCGICRQVMMEFSPNLILILANENEHKIYKLEELLPYPFSKNFL, from the coding sequence ATGATACAAGAGAAGAAAAAGATTCAAAAATTGATTGAGCTCGCAAAAGAAGCGAGTTTTAAAGCATATTCTCCTTATTCTAAATATAGAGTAGGTGCTTCCCTTTTAACAAAAAGCGGTAAAATATATACTGGTTGTAACATTGAAAATGCAAGTTTTGGTGCAACTGTTTGTGCTGAAAGAGTTGCTATTTTCAAAGCAATTTCTGAAGGAGAAAATGATTTTGAAATGATAGCAATCTATATCAATGATAAAAATCAAATACCCTCTCCATGTGGTATTTGTAGACAGGTAATGATGGAGTTTTCACCTAATCTAATATTAATTCTTGCAAATGAAAATGAACATAAAATATACAAATTAGAAGAACTTTTACCTTATCCTTTTTCAAAAAACTTTCTTTAA